A genomic stretch from Mauremys mutica isolate MM-2020 ecotype Southern chromosome 18, ASM2049712v1, whole genome shotgun sequence includes:
- the GPR21 gene encoding probable G-protein coupled receptor 21 → MNSTLVGNQSGRPFCLLAISYLETVNFCLLEVIIIVFLTVLIISGNIIVIFVFHCAPLLNHHTTSYFIQTMAYADLLVGVSCLVPSLSLLHYPIVLRESLVCQVFGYVVSVLKSVSMASLACISIDRYIAITKPLTYNSLVTPWRLRVCILIIWLYSCVVFLPAFFHWGKPGYHGDVFQWCADSWYTDRYFTLFIVMMLYAPAAFIVCFTYFNIFRICQQHTKEINERRVRFSSQDGEAGEAQHCPDKRYAMVLFRITSVFYILWLPYIIYFLLESSAVYRNHTASFLTTWLAISNSFCNCVIYSLSNSVFQKGLKRLSGVVCTSCARQRVVKDSSTSRSKRPSNGCHV, encoded by the coding sequence ATGAACTCCACCTTGGTTGGTAACCAGAGTGGGCGGCCATTCTGCCTCCTGGCCATTAGCTACTTGGAGACCGTCAATTTTTGCCTCCTGGAAGTGATTATAATAGTGTTTCTCACTGTGCTGATCATTTCAGGCAATATTATAGTGATATTTGTCTTTCACTGTGCACCTTTACTGAACCACCACACCACCAGCTACTTCATCCAGACGATGGCATATGCTGACCTCCTGGTGGGTGTGAGCTGTCTGGTGCCTTCTTTGTCCTTACTCCACTATCCCATTGTTTTGAGAGAGTCCTTGGTCTGCCAGGTCTTTGGTTATGTGGTATCTGTGCTCAAAAGTGTCTCCATGGCCTCTCTGGCTTGCATTAGCATTGATAGATACATTGCCATCACCAAACCACTGACCTACAATAGTCTGGTCACCCCGTGGAGACTTCGTGTCTGCATCCTGATCATTTGGCTGTACTCCTGTGTAGTCTTCTTACCTGCCTTCTTTCACTGGGGAAAGCCTGGATATCATGGGGATGTGTTTCAGTGGTGCGCCGACTCCTGGTACACTGATCGCTATTTCACTCTCTTCATTGTGATGATGCTCTATGCCCCTGCGGCTTTCATCGTCTGCTTCACATACTTCAATATCttccgcatctgccagcagcacaccAAGGAAATCAATGAAAGGCGAGTGCGCTTCAGCTCCCAGGATGGGGAGGCTGGGGAGGCACAGCACTGCCCTGATAAGCGCTATGCCATGGTTCTGTTCCGCATCACCAGTGTCTTCTACATCCTCTGGTTGCCCTACATCATATATTttttgctggagagctctgctgtCTATAGAAACCACACTGCATCCTTTTTGACCACTTGGCTTGCCATTAGCAACAGTTTCTGCAACTGTGTCATTTACAGTCTCTCCAACAGTGTTTTTCAGAAGGGGCTCAAGCGCCTCTCGGGAGTTGTTTGCACCTCTTGCGCAAGACAGAGGGTAGTTAAGGACTCTTCAACCTCTAGGAGCAAAAGACCTTCCAATGGATGCCATGTCTAA